From a region of the Syngnathoides biaculeatus isolate LvHL_M chromosome 2, ASM1980259v1, whole genome shotgun sequence genome:
- the LOC133506655 gene encoding microtubule-associated protein 2-like isoform X6: MESCVCEDKDEDKEHPLLKIESIPECGVELKDMVVGSGTKTYFELVTSEKEAIAGEQKYFKSSEFSIGWEAKGQNSRTFSQSSCPVSGSFSKLVETGSSGKTSYASISTLPEKDTSLPSPEQSSTGRETLELAGVLPLPSLQKTEHDSIRPIMGALIGKSLAKLTLAEQTLILLGEERQHEDLGSSVFNEYSGPMPSPADKPSPDDCSYHCFTTMELHVDKPGAAEVEFDNKLQDNKVSNHGMSQKSPPLAKGLEKAVMSGMKPDRLRIPLASPKDRLIRLGSGLPGDIKIQAIPEVDLEKDPSREASPVPPDSTFVFTSTEIESELPLSLTCPKSPDNTSQDTQISGEKTSDISGDSIRKNKAGGITMEQIKKPEHEQDCEKLLGDPSTHAMSETRENEEIPKALKPSDEMSTLYLQEGSPKSQFPFPVIIIPQAQVAEEDEREVVEEIMCDAYMHVLPRVDQVEPELVEVVQSPTVQETSSFGQPKSDLCGPFASTDDDSLQQQQTSNKEEMVGPDDTTELKKEKTMGMQDDGTALDIGPKVEDSSQPAHDEATVKISIGDTDGSWTDSKDDDKTIITKQIVALLPIQCATRDVIGKDTPSKRVPGKGSKVTRKGPSIRLKEEMKKKKVSVMRRGDQNKVSAFQSRKNVAKAVARHPRPAVRHGSARCKAAGVESSQPLSVHQSRERPTERAYRSPEKRSSLPRPSKSLTRHLPAAEQEDNSTPPRPTCTDSGRSWSARSGTSTPGSSAVTPGTPPSYSRTPGSRTPGSHTPKSFSVLQEKKVAIIRTPPKSPSSAQRQLKVVNQPLPDLKNVKSKIGSTSNLKHQPKGGQVQILNEKLDFRHVQSKCGSKDNLKHTPKGGNVMIPSVKLDYSHVQAKCGSLNKIQHAPGGGNVQIQSNKMDLSHITSKCGSMSNIHHRPGGGNIRIENVKLDFKDKAQPKVGSLDNSSHMPGGGNVMIESHKLNFRESAKARVDHGAEIVVTHSPGLEMGGTSPHLSSAGSLNLLESPQLSTLAQDVTAALAKQGL; this comes from the exons ATGgagtcgtgtgtgtgtgaagacaAAGATGAAGACAAAGAGCATCCCCTCTTAAAGATTGAATCAATTCCAGAATGTGGTGTTGAGTTAAAGGATATGGTTGTGGGGTCGGGCACAAAAACATACTTCGAGTTGGTCACATCAGAAAAAGAGGCTATTGCAGGTGAACAAAAGTACTTCAAGTCAAGTGAATTCTCAATAGGGTGGGAAGCCAAGGGACAGAACTCAAGAACCTTTTCTCAAAGCTCGTGTCCGGTAAGTGGAAGTTTCAGCAAATTAGTGGAGACAGGCTCCTCTGGGAAGACTTCATATGCCTCAATTTCAACGTTACCTGAGAAAGACACTTCTTTACCTTCTCCTGAGCAATCAAGCACGGGTCGTGAAACATTGGAACTGGCAGGCGTCCTCCCTCTTCCCTCACTGCAGAAGACAGAGCATGATAGCATAAGACCAATAATGGGTGCTCTGATTGGAAAATCTCTGGCCAAGCTCACCCTTGCAGAGCAGACTTTAATTCTGTTGGGTGAAGAAAGACAGCACGAAGACCTGGGCTCCAGTGTTTTTAATGAGTACTCTGGGCCAATGCCTTCTCCTGCTGACAAACCCAGTCCAGATGACTGTTCTTACCATTGTTTCACTACTATGGAGTTACATGTGGACAAGCCTGGAGCTGCTGAAGTTGAATTTGATAATAAATTACAAGATAACAAAGTGTCTAATCATGGAATGTCACAAAAATCACCTCCCCTGGCTAAAGGACTGGAAAAAGCTGTGATGAGTGGAATGAAACCAGATCGCCTCAGAATCCCATTGGCCAGTCCAAAAGACAGACTGATTCGTTTGGGGAGCGGTTTACCTGGTGACATAAAAATCCAAGCAATTCCCGAAGTAGACCTTGAAAAAGATCCATCAAGAGAGGCCTCACCTGTCCCACCAGACAGTACCTTTGTATTTACATCTACGGAAATTGAAAGTGAGCTTCCGCTCAGTCTCACCTGCCCCAAAAGCCCAGACAATACCTCCCAAGATACACAGATTTCTGGAGAGAAAACAAGCGATATTTCAGGTGATTCTATAAGAAAAAACAAGGCTGGCGGGATTACTATGGAACAGATAAAGAAACCTGAGCATGAGCAAGATTGCGAGAAGTTGCTCGGTGATCCCAGCACACATGCTATGTCAGAAACTAGAGAAAACGAAGAGATCCCCAAAGCCCTTAAGCCCTCTGATGAAATGAGTACACTATACTTACAGGAAGGCTCACCAAAGTCACAATTTCCCTTTCCAGTCATAATTATACCTCAAGCGCAAGTCGCAGAAGAGGATGAGCGAGAGGTTGTTGAAGAGATCATGTGTGATGCTTACATGCACGTGCTCCCCAGAGTGGATCAGGTTGAACCAGAACTGGTGGAAGTGGTTCAGTCGCCCACAGTACAGGAAACCAGCAGTTTTGGGCAACCTAAGAGTGATCTTTGCGGCCCCTTTGCAAGCACCGATGATGACTCACTACAACAGCAACAAACTAGTAACAAGGAGGAGATGGTTGGCCCAGATGATACAACTGAACTGAAAAAGGAGAAGACAATGGGGATGCAGGATGACGGAACCGCTTTAGACATAGGTCCGAAGGTAGAAGACAGTAGTCAACCCGCTCATGATGAAGCTACAGTGAAAATTTCCATCGGTGACACAGACGGTAGCTGGACTGATTCAAAAG ATGATGACAAAACTATCATCACAAAGCAAATCGTAGCCCTTCTGCCAATCCAGTGTGCCACTCGGGATGTAATCGGGAAGGACACACCTTCCAAACGGGTCCCTGGGAAAGGCAGTAAAGTGACACGGAAAGGTCCCAGCATTCGCCTAAAAGAggagatgaagaagaaaaaag TAAGCGTCATGCGGAGGGGGGACCAGAATAAGGTCTCAGCCTTCCAGAGTCGAAAAAACGTAGCCAAGGCGGTGGCCAGACATCCTCGGCCAGCTGTGCGTCACGGTTCTGCTAGATGCAAAGCCGCAG GTGTAGAAAGCTCTCAACCTTTAAGTGTCCACCAGTCCAGGGAGAGACCAACT GAGAGAGCATACCGTAGTCCAGAGAAGAGGTCATCTCTTCCCAGGCCGTCCAAGTCACTGACCCGTCACCTTCCTGCAGCTGAACAAGAAGACAACAGCACTCCCCCCAGGCCAACCT gtACGGATTCTGGACGTTCCTGGTCAGCCCGCAGTGGAACTTCTACCCCTGGATCCTCTGCGGTCACACCTGGCACACCCCCGAGCTACTCCCGCACACCCGGCTCACGTACCCCCGGCAGCCACACGCCCAAGTCCTTCAGCGTTCTCCAGGAAAAGAAGGTTGCGATAATCCGCACCCCGCCCAAGTCCCCGTCCTCAGCCCAGCGGCAGTTGAAGGTTGTCAACCAACCCTTGCCTGACCTCAAGAATGTCAAGTCAAAGATTGGATCCACCTCCAATCTTAAACACCAACCCAAAGGCGGACAG GTGCAAATTTTAAACGAGAAGCTGGACTTCAGACATGTTCAGTCAAAGTGCGGCTCCAAGGATAATCTGAAGCACACGCCCAAAGGAGGCAAT GTCATGATTCCAAGTGTTAAACTGGACTATAGCCACGTCCAGGCTAAATGTGGCTCCCTGAACAAAATCCAACATGCCCCAGGAGGAGGAAAC GTCCAAATCCAGAGCAACAAAATGGACTTAAGCCACATCACTTCGAAATGTGGCTCCATGTCTAACATCCACCACAGGCCAG GCGGAGGGAACATTCGGATCGAGAATGTGAAGCTGGactttaaagacaaagcccaacCCAAGGTCGGCTCACTGGACAACTCCAGCCACATGCCAGGAGGCGGGAATGTGATG ATTGAGAGCCACAAGCTGAACTTCCGTGAATCTGCCAAAGCTCGAGTGGACCACGGTGCAGAAATCGTTGTCACACACTCCCCAGGGCTGGAAATGGGAGGCACCTCGCCTCACTTGTCCTCCGCAGGCAGCCTGAATCTTCTAGAGTCTCCACAGCTTTCCACACTGGCCCAGGATGTCACCGCCGCACTGGCCAAGCAGGGTTTATGA
- the LOC133506655 gene encoding microtubule-associated protein 2-like isoform X3 codes for MESCVCEDKDEDKEHPLLKIESIPECGVELKDMVVGSGTKTYFELVTSEKEAIAGEQKYFKSSEFSIGWEAKGQNSRTFSQSSCPVSGSFSKLVETGSSGKTSYASISTLPEKDTSLPSPEQSSTGRETLELAGVLPLPSLQKTEHDSIRPIMGALIGKSLAKLTLAEQTLILLGEERQHEDLGSSVFNEYSGPMPSPADKPSPDDCSYHCFTTMELHVDKPGAAEVEFDNKLQDNKVSNHGMSQKSPPLAKGLEKAVMSGMKPDRLRIPLASPKDRLIRLGSGLPGDIKIQAIPEVDLEKDPSREASPVPPDSTFVFTSTEIESELPLSLTCPKSPDNTSQDTQISGEKTSDISGDSIRKNKAGGITMEQIKKPEHEQDCEKLLGDPSTHAMSETRENEEIPKALKPSDEMSTLYLQEGSPKSQFPFPVIIIPQAQVAEEDEREVVEEIMCDAYMHVLPRVDQVEPELVEVVQSPTVQETSSFGQPKSDLCGPFASTDDDSLQQQQTSNKEEMVGPDDTTELKKEKTMGMQDDGTALDIGPKVEDSSQPAHDEATVKISIGDTDGSWTDSKDDDKTIITKQIVALLPIQCATRDVIGKDTPSKRVPGKGSKVTRKGPSIRLKEEMKKKKVSVMRRGDQNKVSAFQSRKNVAKAVARHPRPAVRHGSARCKAAGVESSQPLSVHQSRERPTSPTRPVLLKVALQSHSSDQEPPRPDSACSLKRSPQVQAVLSEARPSTACSRPPPLKNTQERAYRSPEKRSSLPRPSKSLTRHLPAAEQEDNSTPPRPTSISSEAKVDCRSGRGPSMAGTDSGRSWSARSGTSTPGSSAVTPGTPPSYSRTPGSRTPGSHTPKSFSVLQEKKVAIIRTPPKSPSSAQRQLKVVNQPLPDLKNVKSKIGSTSNLKHQPKGGQVMIPSVKLDYSHVQAKCGSLNKIQHAPGGGNVQIQSNKMDLSHITSKCGSMSNIHHRPGGGNIRIENVKLDFKDKAQPKVGSLDNSSHMPGGGNVMIESHKLNFRESAKARVDHGAEIVVTHSPGLEMGGTSPHLSSAGSLNLLESPQLSTLAQDVTAALAKQGL; via the exons ATGgagtcgtgtgtgtgtgaagacaAAGATGAAGACAAAGAGCATCCCCTCTTAAAGATTGAATCAATTCCAGAATGTGGTGTTGAGTTAAAGGATATGGTTGTGGGGTCGGGCACAAAAACATACTTCGAGTTGGTCACATCAGAAAAAGAGGCTATTGCAGGTGAACAAAAGTACTTCAAGTCAAGTGAATTCTCAATAGGGTGGGAAGCCAAGGGACAGAACTCAAGAACCTTTTCTCAAAGCTCGTGTCCGGTAAGTGGAAGTTTCAGCAAATTAGTGGAGACAGGCTCCTCTGGGAAGACTTCATATGCCTCAATTTCAACGTTACCTGAGAAAGACACTTCTTTACCTTCTCCTGAGCAATCAAGCACGGGTCGTGAAACATTGGAACTGGCAGGCGTCCTCCCTCTTCCCTCACTGCAGAAGACAGAGCATGATAGCATAAGACCAATAATGGGTGCTCTGATTGGAAAATCTCTGGCCAAGCTCACCCTTGCAGAGCAGACTTTAATTCTGTTGGGTGAAGAAAGACAGCACGAAGACCTGGGCTCCAGTGTTTTTAATGAGTACTCTGGGCCAATGCCTTCTCCTGCTGACAAACCCAGTCCAGATGACTGTTCTTACCATTGTTTCACTACTATGGAGTTACATGTGGACAAGCCTGGAGCTGCTGAAGTTGAATTTGATAATAAATTACAAGATAACAAAGTGTCTAATCATGGAATGTCACAAAAATCACCTCCCCTGGCTAAAGGACTGGAAAAAGCTGTGATGAGTGGAATGAAACCAGATCGCCTCAGAATCCCATTGGCCAGTCCAAAAGACAGACTGATTCGTTTGGGGAGCGGTTTACCTGGTGACATAAAAATCCAAGCAATTCCCGAAGTAGACCTTGAAAAAGATCCATCAAGAGAGGCCTCACCTGTCCCACCAGACAGTACCTTTGTATTTACATCTACGGAAATTGAAAGTGAGCTTCCGCTCAGTCTCACCTGCCCCAAAAGCCCAGACAATACCTCCCAAGATACACAGATTTCTGGAGAGAAAACAAGCGATATTTCAGGTGATTCTATAAGAAAAAACAAGGCTGGCGGGATTACTATGGAACAGATAAAGAAACCTGAGCATGAGCAAGATTGCGAGAAGTTGCTCGGTGATCCCAGCACACATGCTATGTCAGAAACTAGAGAAAACGAAGAGATCCCCAAAGCCCTTAAGCCCTCTGATGAAATGAGTACACTATACTTACAGGAAGGCTCACCAAAGTCACAATTTCCCTTTCCAGTCATAATTATACCTCAAGCGCAAGTCGCAGAAGAGGATGAGCGAGAGGTTGTTGAAGAGATCATGTGTGATGCTTACATGCACGTGCTCCCCAGAGTGGATCAGGTTGAACCAGAACTGGTGGAAGTGGTTCAGTCGCCCACAGTACAGGAAACCAGCAGTTTTGGGCAACCTAAGAGTGATCTTTGCGGCCCCTTTGCAAGCACCGATGATGACTCACTACAACAGCAACAAACTAGTAACAAGGAGGAGATGGTTGGCCCAGATGATACAACTGAACTGAAAAAGGAGAAGACAATGGGGATGCAGGATGACGGAACCGCTTTAGACATAGGTCCGAAGGTAGAAGACAGTAGTCAACCCGCTCATGATGAAGCTACAGTGAAAATTTCCATCGGTGACACAGACGGTAGCTGGACTGATTCAAAAG ATGATGACAAAACTATCATCACAAAGCAAATCGTAGCCCTTCTGCCAATCCAGTGTGCCACTCGGGATGTAATCGGGAAGGACACACCTTCCAAACGGGTCCCTGGGAAAGGCAGTAAAGTGACACGGAAAGGTCCCAGCATTCGCCTAAAAGAggagatgaagaagaaaaaag TAAGCGTCATGCGGAGGGGGGACCAGAATAAGGTCTCAGCCTTCCAGAGTCGAAAAAACGTAGCCAAGGCGGTGGCCAGACATCCTCGGCCAGCTGTGCGTCACGGTTCTGCTAGATGCAAAGCCGCAG GTGTAGAAAGCTCTCAACCTTTAAGTGTCCACCAGTCCAGGGAGAGACCAACT AGCCCCACACGGCCTGTTCTGTTAAAAGTGGCATTGCAGAGCCACAGTTCTGATCAGGAACCCCCACGGCCTGACTCTGCATGTAGCCTTAAACGGAGCCCCCAAGTGCAGGCGGTGCTCAGTGAGGCCCGGCCCTCCACTGCATGCTCCCGCCCTCCCCCTCTGAAAAATACACAG GAGAGAGCATACCGTAGTCCAGAGAAGAGGTCATCTCTTCCCAGGCCGTCCAAGTCACTGACCCGTCACCTTCCTGCAGCTGAACAAGAAGACAACAGCACTCCCCCCAGGCCAACCT CTATCAGCTCTGAAGCCAAAGTCGACTGCAGGTCTGGGAGGGGCCCTAGTATGGCAG gtACGGATTCTGGACGTTCCTGGTCAGCCCGCAGTGGAACTTCTACCCCTGGATCCTCTGCGGTCACACCTGGCACACCCCCGAGCTACTCCCGCACACCCGGCTCACGTACCCCCGGCAGCCACACGCCCAAGTCCTTCAGCGTTCTCCAGGAAAAGAAGGTTGCGATAATCCGCACCCCGCCCAAGTCCCCGTCCTCAGCCCAGCGGCAGTTGAAGGTTGTCAACCAACCCTTGCCTGACCTCAAGAATGTCAAGTCAAAGATTGGATCCACCTCCAATCTTAAACACCAACCCAAAGGCGGACAG GTCATGATTCCAAGTGTTAAACTGGACTATAGCCACGTCCAGGCTAAATGTGGCTCCCTGAACAAAATCCAACATGCCCCAGGAGGAGGAAAC GTCCAAATCCAGAGCAACAAAATGGACTTAAGCCACATCACTTCGAAATGTGGCTCCATGTCTAACATCCACCACAGGCCAG GCGGAGGGAACATTCGGATCGAGAATGTGAAGCTGGactttaaagacaaagcccaacCCAAGGTCGGCTCACTGGACAACTCCAGCCACATGCCAGGAGGCGGGAATGTGATG ATTGAGAGCCACAAGCTGAACTTCCGTGAATCTGCCAAAGCTCGAGTGGACCACGGTGCAGAAATCGTTGTCACACACTCCCCAGGGCTGGAAATGGGAGGCACCTCGCCTCACTTGTCCTCCGCAGGCAGCCTGAATCTTCTAGAGTCTCCACAGCTTTCCACACTGGCCCAGGATGTCACCGCCGCACTGGCCAAGCAGGGTTTATGA
- the LOC133506655 gene encoding microtubule-associated protein 2-like isoform X8 yields the protein MESCVCEDKDEDKEHPLLKIESIPECGVELKDMVVGSGTKTYFELVTSEKEAIAGEQKYFKSSEFSIGWEAKGQNSRTFSQSSCPVSGSFSKLVETGSSGKTSYASISTLPEKDTSLPSPEQSSTGRETLELAGVLPLPSLQKTEHDSIRPIMGALIGKSLAKLTLAEQTLILLGEERQHEDLGSSVFNEYSGPMPSPADKPSPDDCSYHCFTTMELHVDKPGAAEVEFDNKLQDNKVSNHGMSQKSPPLAKGLEKAVMSGMKPDRLRIPLASPKDRLIRLGSGLPGDIKIQAIPEVDLEKDPSREASPVPPDSTFVFTSTEIESELPLSLTCPKSPDNTSQDTQISGEKTSDISGDSIRKNKAGGITMEQIKKPEHEQDCEKLLGDPSTHAMSETRENEEIPKALKPSDEMSTLYLQEGSPKSQFPFPVIIIPQAQVAEEDEREVVEEIMCDAYMHVLPRVDQVEPELVEVVQSPTVQETSSFGQPKSDLCGPFASTDDDSLQQQQTSNKEEMVGPDDTTELKKEKTMGMQDDGTALDIGPKVEDSSQPAHDEATVKISIGDTDGSWTDSKDDDKTIITKQIVALLPIQCATRDVIGKDTPSKRVPGKGSKVTRKGPSIRLKEEMKKKKVSVMRRGDQNKVSAFQSRKNVAKAVARHPRPAVRHGSARCKAAGVESSQPLSVHQSRERPTERAYRSPEKRSSLPRPSKSLTRHLPAAEQEDNSTPPRPTSISSEAKVDCRSGRGPSMAGTDSGRSWSARSGTSTPGSSAVTPGTPPSYSRTPGSRTPGSHTPKSFSVLQEKKVAIIRTPPKSPSSAQRQLKVVNQPLPDLKNVKSKIGSTSNLKHQPKGGQVMIPSVKLDYSHVQAKCGSLNKIQHAPGGGNVQIQSNKMDLSHITSKCGSMSNIHHRPGGGNIRIENVKLDFKDKAQPKVGSLDNSSHMPGGGNVMIESHKLNFRESAKARVDHGAEIVVTHSPGLEMGGTSPHLSSAGSLNLLESPQLSTLAQDVTAALAKQGL from the exons ATGgagtcgtgtgtgtgtgaagacaAAGATGAAGACAAAGAGCATCCCCTCTTAAAGATTGAATCAATTCCAGAATGTGGTGTTGAGTTAAAGGATATGGTTGTGGGGTCGGGCACAAAAACATACTTCGAGTTGGTCACATCAGAAAAAGAGGCTATTGCAGGTGAACAAAAGTACTTCAAGTCAAGTGAATTCTCAATAGGGTGGGAAGCCAAGGGACAGAACTCAAGAACCTTTTCTCAAAGCTCGTGTCCGGTAAGTGGAAGTTTCAGCAAATTAGTGGAGACAGGCTCCTCTGGGAAGACTTCATATGCCTCAATTTCAACGTTACCTGAGAAAGACACTTCTTTACCTTCTCCTGAGCAATCAAGCACGGGTCGTGAAACATTGGAACTGGCAGGCGTCCTCCCTCTTCCCTCACTGCAGAAGACAGAGCATGATAGCATAAGACCAATAATGGGTGCTCTGATTGGAAAATCTCTGGCCAAGCTCACCCTTGCAGAGCAGACTTTAATTCTGTTGGGTGAAGAAAGACAGCACGAAGACCTGGGCTCCAGTGTTTTTAATGAGTACTCTGGGCCAATGCCTTCTCCTGCTGACAAACCCAGTCCAGATGACTGTTCTTACCATTGTTTCACTACTATGGAGTTACATGTGGACAAGCCTGGAGCTGCTGAAGTTGAATTTGATAATAAATTACAAGATAACAAAGTGTCTAATCATGGAATGTCACAAAAATCACCTCCCCTGGCTAAAGGACTGGAAAAAGCTGTGATGAGTGGAATGAAACCAGATCGCCTCAGAATCCCATTGGCCAGTCCAAAAGACAGACTGATTCGTTTGGGGAGCGGTTTACCTGGTGACATAAAAATCCAAGCAATTCCCGAAGTAGACCTTGAAAAAGATCCATCAAGAGAGGCCTCACCTGTCCCACCAGACAGTACCTTTGTATTTACATCTACGGAAATTGAAAGTGAGCTTCCGCTCAGTCTCACCTGCCCCAAAAGCCCAGACAATACCTCCCAAGATACACAGATTTCTGGAGAGAAAACAAGCGATATTTCAGGTGATTCTATAAGAAAAAACAAGGCTGGCGGGATTACTATGGAACAGATAAAGAAACCTGAGCATGAGCAAGATTGCGAGAAGTTGCTCGGTGATCCCAGCACACATGCTATGTCAGAAACTAGAGAAAACGAAGAGATCCCCAAAGCCCTTAAGCCCTCTGATGAAATGAGTACACTATACTTACAGGAAGGCTCACCAAAGTCACAATTTCCCTTTCCAGTCATAATTATACCTCAAGCGCAAGTCGCAGAAGAGGATGAGCGAGAGGTTGTTGAAGAGATCATGTGTGATGCTTACATGCACGTGCTCCCCAGAGTGGATCAGGTTGAACCAGAACTGGTGGAAGTGGTTCAGTCGCCCACAGTACAGGAAACCAGCAGTTTTGGGCAACCTAAGAGTGATCTTTGCGGCCCCTTTGCAAGCACCGATGATGACTCACTACAACAGCAACAAACTAGTAACAAGGAGGAGATGGTTGGCCCAGATGATACAACTGAACTGAAAAAGGAGAAGACAATGGGGATGCAGGATGACGGAACCGCTTTAGACATAGGTCCGAAGGTAGAAGACAGTAGTCAACCCGCTCATGATGAAGCTACAGTGAAAATTTCCATCGGTGACACAGACGGTAGCTGGACTGATTCAAAAG ATGATGACAAAACTATCATCACAAAGCAAATCGTAGCCCTTCTGCCAATCCAGTGTGCCACTCGGGATGTAATCGGGAAGGACACACCTTCCAAACGGGTCCCTGGGAAAGGCAGTAAAGTGACACGGAAAGGTCCCAGCATTCGCCTAAAAGAggagatgaagaagaaaaaag TAAGCGTCATGCGGAGGGGGGACCAGAATAAGGTCTCAGCCTTCCAGAGTCGAAAAAACGTAGCCAAGGCGGTGGCCAGACATCCTCGGCCAGCTGTGCGTCACGGTTCTGCTAGATGCAAAGCCGCAG GTGTAGAAAGCTCTCAACCTTTAAGTGTCCACCAGTCCAGGGAGAGACCAACT GAGAGAGCATACCGTAGTCCAGAGAAGAGGTCATCTCTTCCCAGGCCGTCCAAGTCACTGACCCGTCACCTTCCTGCAGCTGAACAAGAAGACAACAGCACTCCCCCCAGGCCAACCT CTATCAGCTCTGAAGCCAAAGTCGACTGCAGGTCTGGGAGGGGCCCTAGTATGGCAG gtACGGATTCTGGACGTTCCTGGTCAGCCCGCAGTGGAACTTCTACCCCTGGATCCTCTGCGGTCACACCTGGCACACCCCCGAGCTACTCCCGCACACCCGGCTCACGTACCCCCGGCAGCCACACGCCCAAGTCCTTCAGCGTTCTCCAGGAAAAGAAGGTTGCGATAATCCGCACCCCGCCCAAGTCCCCGTCCTCAGCCCAGCGGCAGTTGAAGGTTGTCAACCAACCCTTGCCTGACCTCAAGAATGTCAAGTCAAAGATTGGATCCACCTCCAATCTTAAACACCAACCCAAAGGCGGACAG GTCATGATTCCAAGTGTTAAACTGGACTATAGCCACGTCCAGGCTAAATGTGGCTCCCTGAACAAAATCCAACATGCCCCAGGAGGAGGAAAC GTCCAAATCCAGAGCAACAAAATGGACTTAAGCCACATCACTTCGAAATGTGGCTCCATGTCTAACATCCACCACAGGCCAG GCGGAGGGAACATTCGGATCGAGAATGTGAAGCTGGactttaaagacaaagcccaacCCAAGGTCGGCTCACTGGACAACTCCAGCCACATGCCAGGAGGCGGGAATGTGATG ATTGAGAGCCACAAGCTGAACTTCCGTGAATCTGCCAAAGCTCGAGTGGACCACGGTGCAGAAATCGTTGTCACACACTCCCCAGGGCTGGAAATGGGAGGCACCTCGCCTCACTTGTCCTCCGCAGGCAGCCTGAATCTTCTAGAGTCTCCACAGCTTTCCACACTGGCCCAGGATGTCACCGCCGCACTGGCCAAGCAGGGTTTATGA